A segment of the Salvelinus namaycush isolate Seneca chromosome 3, SaNama_1.0, whole genome shotgun sequence genome:
ACAGAGAGACGCATCCCCTTCAGCCTGCTCCGCACCCCTAGCTGGGACCCCTACAGGGACTGGTACCAGGGCAACCGACTCTTCGACCAGTCCTTCGGTATGCCTGCCCACGCAGAGGGGTTACCCTCCTTCTCCAGCACCCACTGGCCCGGATACATGCGCCCCGCCCTCAGCCACGACCTGTCCTCTGCCGGCTTCATGCCCTCTATGATGCCCCACCAGCAGAGTGCAATGATGCCCTTAGTCCCAATGATGCCCCAAGCCCCAATGATGGTCCAGGCCCCCATGATGGCCCAGGCTGGGGCAGCATCGTACGCCCGCGCCCTATCCCGCCAGCTCAGCACTGGCGTGTCTGAGATCAAGCAGACCCAGGAGGCCTGGAAGGTCACTCTGGACGTCAACCACTTCTCCCCTGAAGAGTTGGTGGTCAAGACCAAGGATGGCGTGGTAGAGATCACTGGTAATAAACTCATATCTCTATCTAGCTTTGGCTCTGTCTCTGGCGCTGTTTCtgtctgtatctttctctctccatagctgtgtttacacaggcagcacaattcAATTTTTTTTCTCACTAATTGGTTGTTTGACCAATATGATCATCGCTGAAAAAGAACTGATgagaaaatatctgatgtgaatgGTCAAACGATCAGAATTAGGCTGCTTCTGTCTCActggctctgtctctgtctgtctctttctttctgtgtgtgtctctggctctccctttctctgtatctgtctctttctctccctgtgtctatgtgtctgtctcagtAGACAAAATCAGTAGAACTTTGTAGCTACCACTGTACATTAAATTGACTTCATAATATGCAGAATTTGTTTATGTGGatcaaaacattttattttattagaaTGAATACAGCATCTGTGTCTAGCGGAGCTGGtttcaatgttttatttaacctttatttaaccaggttagtctcattg
Coding sequences within it:
- the LOC120032670 gene encoding heat shock protein beta-1-like codes for the protein MTERRIPFSLLRTPSWDPYRDWYQGNRLFDQSFGMPAHAEGLPSFSSTHWPGYMRPALSHDLSSAGFMPSMMPHQQSAMMPLVPMMPQAPMMVQAPMMAQAGAASYARALSRQLSTGVSEIKQTQEAWKVTLDVNHFSPEELVVKTKDGVVEITGKHEERKDEHGFVSRCFTRKYTLPPMADAEKVTSTLSPEGVLTVETPLNRQAIKAAEISIPVTMGSSKTKPYDMTMRKGSGNGHHHDEHHEEEE